The Candidatus Hydrogenedentota bacterium genome includes a region encoding these proteins:
- a CDS encoding DUF456 domain-containing protein produces MATALAILGWTLFGLAILAGLALNLAGLFGNWVILGAVAGAWVCTGFDRFGPWTLLALGALATLGEVAETAASGYGAARFGGGKGAVAASLAGCIAGAVLGTPVFPVVGTLAGACVGAFLGAALYELLVKGKTAADSARTGTGAALGRIGGLAVKLGLGLVMLAVSAVNF; encoded by the coding sequence ATGGCAACGGCATTGGCCATATTGGGATGGACGCTGTTTGGCCTGGCGATTCTCGCCGGGCTGGCGCTGAATCTGGCGGGGCTTTTTGGCAACTGGGTGATTCTGGGTGCCGTGGCGGGGGCGTGGGTGTGCACGGGGTTTGACCGGTTTGGCCCCTGGACCCTGCTGGCGCTGGGGGCGCTGGCAACGCTGGGCGAGGTGGCCGAGACGGCGGCGTCGGGCTACGGCGCGGCGCGTTTCGGCGGGGGGAAGGGGGCCGTGGCGGCGTCGCTGGCGGGCTGCATCGCCGGGGCGGTTCTGGGCACGCCGGTGTTCCCGGTGGTGGGGACGCTGGCCGGGGCCTGCGTGGGGGCGTTCCTGGGGGCGGCGCTCTATGAGCTGCTGGTCAAGGGGAAGACGGCGGCCGACTCGGCACGGACGGGCACCGGGGCGGCGCTGGGCCGCATCGGCGGGTTGGCGGTGAAGCTGGGGCTGGGACTGGTCATGCTGGCCGTGTCGGCGGTGAATTTCTAG